From Paenibacillus sp. V4I7, one genomic window encodes:
- the fliJ gene encoding flagellar export protein FliJ, which yields MNFRYSFQQIVDLKNNERTQAEWILSEAMGQLRNEETSLHGLFEQKDSLHNEMASVSSSSVSISKMLLMQNYMNHVDHQIARKHLDVQQAQHVVLKKQEHLSERMIDEKVWSKAREKAYNQFQSFVAKKEQEALDEMATNRFRRLTY from the coding sequence ATGAATTTTCGTTATTCTTTCCAGCAAATTGTCGATTTGAAAAACAATGAACGAACACAGGCAGAGTGGATACTGTCTGAGGCAATGGGGCAACTAAGGAACGAAGAAACGAGTTTGCATGGATTGTTTGAGCAAAAAGATAGCCTTCATAACGAAATGGCAAGTGTATCTAGCAGTTCGGTATCCATCTCCAAGATGCTGTTGATGCAAAATTACATGAATCATGTTGATCATCAGATCGCCCGCAAGCACTTGGATGTGCAGCAAGCACAGCATGTCGTGCTCAAAAAGCAGGAACATCTTTCAGAAAGAATGATTGATGAGAAGGTATGGTCGAAAGCAAGAGAGAAGGCTTACAACCAATTTCAATCTTTTGTCGCGAAAAAAGAGCAAGAAGCTCTAGATGAAATGGCCACCAACCGTTTCAGACGACTCACGTATTGA
- a CDS encoding response regulator — protein MANRILIVDDAAFMRMMIRDILSKNGYEVCGEANDGAQAIEKYKELKPDLITMDITMPEMDGIQALKEIKKIEPTAKVIMCSAMGQQAMVIDAIQAGAKDFIVKPFQADRVIEAIKKTLG, from the coding sequence ATGGCTAACCGTATTCTAATTGTTGATGATGCTGCATTTATGAGAATGATGATTCGTGATATTTTATCTAAAAATGGTTATGAGGTTTGTGGAGAAGCGAATGATGGTGCTCAAGCCATCGAAAAATACAAGGAATTGAAACCAGATTTAATTACAATGGATATTACGATGCCTGAGATGGACGGCATTCAAGCATTGAAAGAAATCAAAAAAATTGAACCTACTGCTAAGGTCATTATGTGTTCGGCGATGGGGCAGCAAGCCATGGTTATTGATGCCATTCAAGCAGGGGCTAAAGACTTTATCGTGAAACCATTCCAAGCAGACCGTGTTATCGAAGCGATTAAAAAGACTCTAGGTTAA
- the fliY gene encoding flagellar motor switch phosphatase FliY, which yields MTNNRDYLSQEEIDALLRQSSDDSSASSFNGPPKVEDYLSPLEQDALGEIGNITFGSAATALSTLLGKKVDITTPKVSIIGKEELEEQFPRPHVAVHVNYVDGFDGINLLVIKTRDAQVIADLMMGGDGTGGDENLSEIHISAVQEAMNQMMGSSATSMSTIFNRFVNISPPGIDILNLSKGEGKLPDEDVFIKISFRLAIGDLIDSNIMQLLPVPFAKEMVSILMGGDSDSSMEAAPAAQAAAQAPAPSPVPAQEAHTPPPAAPSSIYDQPMYQQQQPVYEQPMYQQPPMGQPMYPPQQPMYPPQQPMYQQPPAAYGGMPNRNVNVQPVQFGNLQSGSLAQADDTNLNLLLDIPLKVTVELGRTNKVIKDILELSQGSIIELDKLAGEPVDILVNNKLIAKGEVVVIDENFGVRVTDIVNQWERIQKLQ from the coding sequence ATGACGAATAACAGAGATTATTTGTCCCAGGAAGAGATCGATGCTTTGTTGAGACAGTCATCGGACGATAGTTCAGCCTCTTCTTTTAACGGGCCTCCTAAAGTTGAAGACTATTTATCTCCCCTAGAACAGGATGCACTTGGTGAAATTGGTAATATCACGTTTGGTAGTGCAGCGACAGCGCTTTCGACTTTGCTTGGAAAGAAAGTAGACATTACGACACCAAAGGTTTCTATTATTGGTAAAGAAGAATTGGAAGAGCAGTTTCCAAGACCTCATGTAGCCGTTCATGTGAATTATGTTGATGGTTTTGATGGTATTAATCTACTTGTCATTAAAACACGTGATGCCCAGGTCATTGCTGATTTAATGATGGGCGGTGATGGTACTGGCGGTGATGAAAATCTTAGTGAAATTCACATCAGCGCTGTCCAAGAAGCCATGAATCAGATGATGGGATCTTCTGCTACGTCCATGTCCACTATCTTCAATCGATTTGTCAATATCTCTCCCCCAGGAATCGACATATTAAATTTGTCGAAAGGAGAAGGAAAACTACCCGACGAGGACGTATTTATAAAGATATCGTTCCGACTAGCCATTGGCGATCTTATTGATTCTAACATCATGCAATTATTACCTGTTCCATTCGCCAAAGAAATGGTATCGATTCTCATGGGTGGTGATTCTGACTCTTCAATGGAGGCTGCGCCAGCGGCTCAAGCAGCGGCTCAAGCACCGGCTCCGTCACCAGTACCAGCACAGGAAGCTCATACACCGCCTCCTGCAGCTCCTAGTTCAATATACGATCAGCCTATGTACCAACAACAGCAGCCCGTGTATGAACAACCGATGTATCAACAGCCACCAATGGGGCAGCCCATGTATCCACCACAACAGCCCATGTACCCGCCACAACAACCCATGTATCAGCAGCCTCCGGCAGCTTATGGTGGAATGCCTAATCGAAATGTAAATGTTCAACCCGTACAATTCGGGAATTTACAATCGGGTTCGTTGGCGCAGGCTGATGATACAAACCTTAATTTACTACTGGATATACCTCTTAAGGTAACTGTAGAATTAGGCAGAACGAACAAGGTGATTAAAGACATTTTAGAACTTTCCCAGGGTTCTATCATTGAATTGGATAAGCTGGCAGGTGAGCCTGTGGATATCTTAGTCAATAATAAGTTGATTGCCAAAGGCGAAGTTGTCGTCATCGATGAAAACTTTGGGGTTCGTGTTACAGACATTGTTAACCAGTGGGAACGAATTCAAAAATTACAATAA
- a CDS encoding FliH/SctL family protein: MSNVIKSFAYFPLDDKKLVETISPLELLRSGMLTDEANQLTPEQQQELTEATSMKEQILQDAETFAHEQIDQAMQECTALREQTHAEITSWWESRRAEDKEHIAQSRQSGFEEGYEQGIVQAEDNLRQEYGEMLSEARAILEQAYKLKQQIIQESEPFLIELSTSIAEKVIGRQLTLNPEWVIDLIQMVLSRRREKGIIALCVAPSQFAYIQDAREELLTSIDSQAELQIIPDSTVQDRGCVIRSSFGSIDARIDTQLKEIKSALRQLATQSEVSEL; encoded by the coding sequence TTGTCTAATGTCATTAAATCATTTGCTTATTTTCCGTTAGATGATAAGAAATTAGTAGAAACGATTTCACCACTTGAATTATTACGCTCAGGTATGTTAACGGATGAAGCCAATCAATTGACTCCTGAACAGCAGCAGGAACTGACAGAAGCTACAAGTATGAAGGAGCAGATCCTTCAAGACGCTGAGACTTTTGCCCATGAACAAATCGATCAGGCTATGCAGGAGTGTACTGCACTTCGAGAACAAACGCATGCAGAAATCACGAGTTGGTGGGAGAGCCGCCGTGCTGAAGATAAAGAGCACATCGCGCAATCCAGACAATCAGGATTTGAAGAAGGGTACGAACAAGGAATTGTTCAAGCCGAAGATAATCTCCGACAAGAATACGGTGAGATGTTATCAGAAGCTCGAGCCATTTTGGAACAAGCTTACAAGCTTAAGCAGCAAATCATTCAAGAATCAGAACCCTTCTTAATTGAGCTTAGCACTTCGATTGCTGAGAAAGTAATTGGGCGTCAGTTAACTTTAAACCCAGAATGGGTAATTGATTTAATTCAGATGGTTCTTTCACGTAGACGAGAAAAAGGGATTATCGCGCTTTGTGTAGCACCTTCACAGTTTGCGTACATTCAAGATGCACGCGAAGAGTTACTAACTTCCATTGATTCACAAGCGGAATTACAAATTATCCCGGACTCTACGGTACAAGACCGAGGCTGTGTGATACGTTCCTCATTTGGAAGCATTGATGCGAGAATTGATACTCAGTTAAAAGAGATCAAGTCGGCGCTAAGACAATTGGCAACTCAAAGTGAGGTATCCGAGTTATGA
- a CDS encoding TIGR02530 family flagellar biosynthesis protein — translation MTERISIGQLYPNAVSPASTRRTPVQQPASNPGIPTFQKLLQEQFVRFSHHAEVRLKERDIQLKPEQLDKLNKAIDKAAAKGAKDALMILGGNALIVNVPNRTVVTALDGNAMNEHVFTQIDSAIIIS, via the coding sequence ATGACAGAGAGAATATCCATAGGGCAGCTTTATCCTAATGCGGTTTCTCCTGCGTCTACGAGACGAACACCTGTACAGCAACCGGCATCCAATCCCGGTATTCCAACTTTTCAGAAACTTCTTCAGGAGCAATTTGTTCGTTTCAGTCATCATGCAGAGGTTAGACTGAAAGAGAGAGACATTCAATTAAAGCCAGAGCAATTGGATAAGCTCAACAAAGCAATCGACAAAGCTGCTGCTAAAGGTGCGAAGGATGCGCTTATGATTCTGGGTGGCAATGCCTTAATTGTTAATGTTCCTAACCGAACTGTTGTGACGGCGCTTGATGGAAACGCAATGAATGAACATGTTTTTACACAAATAGATAGTGCCATTATTATTTCTTGA
- a CDS encoding flagellar FlbD family protein translates to MISLTRLNGKAIILNAILIELIEETPDTMITLTTGKKITVLEKAEVVVSLVRTYMQEIGSVRATIKSRDAEGS, encoded by the coding sequence ATGATTTCTCTCACTCGTTTAAACGGTAAAGCTATTATCCTGAATGCTATACTGATCGAACTTATTGAAGAGACTCCAGACACAATGATCACGTTGACAACAGGCAAGAAAATCACAGTACTCGAAAAAGCAGAGGTTGTGGTAAGCTTAGTGCGGACCTACATGCAAGAGATTGGCTCAGTACGAGCGACAATAAAGTCCAGGGATGCGGAGGGTTCGTAA
- a CDS encoding flagellar basal body-associated FliL family protein, producing the protein MFKNKIFILIVSILIAITLILTAAFVLWNFMEKNNQSKDPAVQAQEAVASVKPTKAPSAEAVKANTAIIKDILTNLSGSQNFIKISFAFELENSKSKTEFDSLLESAVKGTIVQALGDLTKEQIEGSKGSDSLTSTLMNKLNPLLHEGKIKQIWITDKVLQ; encoded by the coding sequence GTGTTTAAGAACAAAATTTTTATACTCATTGTCTCCATATTAATTGCAATTACTTTGATTTTGACGGCTGCCTTTGTTTTGTGGAATTTTATGGAGAAAAATAATCAATCCAAAGACCCTGCGGTACAAGCTCAGGAAGCTGTTGCAAGCGTGAAGCCAACGAAAGCGCCATCAGCTGAGGCTGTAAAGGCAAACACAGCTATTATTAAAGACATTTTGACTAACTTATCTGGCAGTCAGAATTTTATTAAAATCAGCTTCGCTTTTGAGTTAGAGAACTCGAAGTCAAAAACGGAATTTGATAGTTTGCTTGAATCTGCTGTTAAAGGCACAATAGTACAAGCGCTAGGGGATTTGACAAAGGAACAAATTGAAGGCAGTAAAGGTTCAGATAGTTTAACTTCTACGTTAATGAACAAGCTTAACCCATTGTTACATGAGGGTAAAATCAAGCAAATTTGGATAACCGATAAAGTACTTCAATAA
- the fliM gene encoding flagellar motor switch protein FliM, with the protein MVDVLSQNEIDALLAALSSGEMDADELKKEETQKKVRAYDFKRAVRFSKDHIRSLTRIHENFARFLTTYFSAQLRTFVQISVVQVEQLPYDEFIRSIPKMTILNIFEAEPLEGRMVLEVHPNVAFAMLDRLLGGAGTTPTKINALTEIETIVMERIFSRAFDSLQEAWKTVIDIQPRLEALETNPQFMQIVSPNETIALISLSTKIGDTTGMINLCIPHVVIEPIMPRLSVHHWFVSQKKTRAPEEVEALQSRLEKTKLPLIAELGSSEISIRDFLGLVPGDVIPLHKSVEDSLQVKVGEKLKYLGSPGTLKGKMAVQITEIVNEGEEDYDE; encoded by the coding sequence ATGGTTGATGTTCTGTCGCAAAATGAGATCGATGCCTTGCTAGCTGCTTTGTCCTCAGGCGAAATGGATGCGGATGAACTTAAGAAAGAGGAAACGCAGAAGAAGGTAAGGGCTTATGACTTTAAGAGAGCAGTACGTTTCTCAAAGGATCATATTCGTAGCTTAACCCGGATTCACGAAAACTTTGCACGATTTTTAACAACGTATTTTTCTGCTCAGCTCCGTACGTTCGTACAGATTAGTGTTGTCCAGGTTGAACAACTGCCCTACGACGAATTTATTCGTTCGATCCCGAAAATGACCATTTTGAACATCTTTGAAGCGGAGCCTTTAGAGGGTCGAATGGTGCTTGAGGTTCATCCCAATGTCGCATTTGCTATGTTGGATCGTTTGTTAGGCGGTGCGGGTACGACCCCAACCAAAATTAATGCTTTAACTGAGATTGAAACGATTGTGATGGAACGTATTTTTAGCAGAGCATTCGATAGTTTACAAGAGGCATGGAAGACTGTCATTGATATTCAACCTCGTTTAGAGGCCCTGGAAACAAATCCGCAGTTCATGCAGATTGTTTCACCCAATGAAACCATTGCACTAATATCACTTAGCACCAAAATCGGTGATACAACAGGGATGATCAACTTGTGTATCCCTCATGTGGTTATCGAACCCATCATGCCTCGACTTTCTGTGCATCATTGGTTTGTCTCCCAGAAGAAGACGAGAGCACCTGAAGAAGTGGAAGCACTTCAATCGCGCTTGGAAAAAACCAAGCTGCCTCTCATTGCAGAATTGGGATCGTCCGAAATTTCAATACGTGATTTCCTTGGCTTAGTGCCTGGCGATGTAATCCCGCTGCATAAATCCGTCGAAGATTCGCTTCAAGTCAAAGTGGGCGAGAAGCTGAAATATCTCGGAAGCCCCGGTACCTTAAAAGGGAAGATGGCTGTACAAATTACAGAAATCGTAAACGAAGGAGAAGAAGATTATGACGAATAA
- the fliG gene encoding flagellar motor switch protein FliG: MAKAALQGLTGRQKAAILLISLGPEVSAQIFKHLREEEIEQLTLEIANVRKVDSYEKEAILSEFHQICLAQEFISQGGIAYAKDILEKALGSQKALDIINRLTATLQVRPFDFARKADPAQILNFIQNENSQTIALVLSYLQADQASIILSSLPQEKQADVAKRIALMDSTSPEVISQVERVLEQKLSSTVTQDYTNAGGIASIVQILNGVDRGTERTILDSLEIQDPELAEEIKKRMFVFEDIVNIDNRSIQRIIRDIENADLQLALKVASEEVRDALFKNMSKRMADTFKEEMEFMGPVRLRDVEEAQTRIVATIRRLEESGEIIIARGGGDDIIV; the protein is encoded by the coding sequence ATGGCCAAAGCTGCTCTGCAAGGGTTAACCGGACGACAAAAGGCAGCCATTCTTTTGATCAGTTTAGGCCCTGAGGTGTCTGCTCAAATATTTAAACACTTGCGAGAAGAAGAAATTGAGCAGTTAACGCTAGAGATTGCGAATGTTAGAAAAGTAGATTCTTATGAAAAAGAAGCCATTTTATCTGAATTTCATCAGATCTGCTTAGCCCAAGAGTTTATTTCTCAAGGTGGTATTGCTTACGCCAAGGATATCTTGGAAAAGGCATTGGGATCACAAAAAGCGCTTGATATTATCAATCGTCTGACAGCAACTCTGCAAGTGAGACCTTTCGATTTTGCAAGAAAAGCAGATCCTGCTCAAATTCTTAACTTCATTCAAAATGAGAATTCTCAGACAATCGCTTTGGTATTGTCTTATTTGCAAGCTGATCAAGCTTCGATCATCTTGTCGTCGCTACCACAGGAAAAGCAAGCTGATGTTGCTAAGCGTATTGCACTCATGGACAGCACCTCTCCTGAAGTCATTAGTCAGGTAGAACGCGTTCTTGAACAAAAGCTATCTTCAACTGTAACTCAGGATTACACAAATGCAGGTGGTATTGCTTCTATTGTTCAAATTCTGAATGGTGTCGATCGGGGTACAGAGCGTACCATTCTCGATTCCCTAGAAATTCAGGATCCGGAACTTGCGGAAGAAATTAAGAAACGGATGTTTGTCTTCGAAGATATTGTCAATATTGACAATCGTTCCATTCAGCGAATTATTCGCGACATTGAGAATGCTGATTTACAGCTTGCCCTTAAAGTTGCAAGCGAAGAAGTTCGCGATGCCTTGTTCAAGAATATGTCCAAACGTATGGCGGATACCTTTAAGGAAGAAATGGAATTTATGGGACCCGTACGTTTACGTGATGTTGAAGAAGCTCAGACCCGGATTGTTGCAACGATTCGCCGCTTAGAAGAATCTGGTGAAATCATCATCGCACGTGGTGGAGGAGATGATATTATTGTCTAA
- the fliI gene encoding flagellar protein export ATPase FliI, with the protein MSSKLPNADKYKEHLHTIDPIRVNGKVTQVIGLTVESEGPDVSIGDLCYIYPHKSNKPLKAEVVGFRSNKVVLMPLGDLDAIGPGCDVVGTGKPLTVQVGHELLGKVLDGLGQPLDGSFLPSRMAQYSTNNVPGNPLTRPRVLNPISVGVRCIDGLLTIGKGQRVGIFAGSGVGKSTLMGMIARNTSADVNVIALIGERGREVLDFIERDLGPEGLARSVVIVATSDQPALIRIKGAMIATSIAEYFRDRGLNVMMMMDSVTRFAMAQREVGLAVGEPPATRGYTPSVFAMLPRLLERSGTGPKGSITAFYTVLVDGDDMNEPIADAVRGILDGHIVLNRSIANKGHYPAIDVLSSVSRVMKEIVPTEHMEAADQLKRLLSIYKDSEDLINIGAYQKGSNPNIDIAMDNIEAIWDFTKQKTSEKLTFEEAQERLIHEFYKG; encoded by the coding sequence ATGAGCAGCAAGCTGCCAAATGCTGATAAGTACAAGGAGCATCTGCATACGATTGATCCAATTCGAGTGAACGGTAAAGTGACGCAGGTGATCGGGCTGACAGTTGAGTCAGAAGGTCCTGATGTGAGCATTGGTGATCTTTGCTACATATATCCGCACAAGTCTAACAAGCCGCTAAAGGCTGAAGTCGTTGGATTTCGCAGCAATAAAGTGGTCCTGATGCCACTCGGTGATTTGGATGCCATAGGTCCTGGATGCGATGTCGTAGGTACCGGAAAGCCGCTTACTGTTCAAGTTGGCCATGAGCTGCTTGGTAAGGTATTAGATGGTTTGGGACAACCCTTAGATGGTTCATTCCTGCCCTCTAGAATGGCCCAATATTCAACGAATAATGTACCTGGTAACCCGCTAACACGTCCACGCGTTCTGAATCCAATTTCGGTTGGTGTTCGCTGTATTGATGGTTTACTAACAATTGGTAAGGGACAACGTGTCGGTATTTTCGCAGGTTCTGGTGTAGGTAAAAGTACGTTGATGGGAATGATTGCCCGTAATACATCCGCTGATGTCAACGTTATTGCTCTTATTGGTGAGCGTGGTAGAGAGGTTCTAGACTTTATCGAAAGAGATTTAGGTCCTGAAGGACTTGCTAGATCCGTTGTGATTGTTGCAACGTCGGATCAACCCGCTTTGATCCGAATCAAAGGTGCGATGATTGCAACTAGTATTGCCGAGTATTTTCGAGATCGCGGCTTAAATGTCATGATGATGATGGATTCAGTCACTCGTTTTGCTATGGCACAGCGTGAAGTCGGACTTGCCGTTGGAGAACCTCCAGCTACACGTGGTTATACGCCATCGGTTTTTGCAATGCTTCCACGGCTTCTAGAGCGTTCAGGTACGGGGCCAAAGGGCTCCATTACCGCATTTTATACCGTGCTTGTAGATGGGGATGACATGAATGAACCTATCGCTGATGCTGTACGAGGTATTTTGGACGGACATATTGTCCTAAATCGCAGCATTGCTAATAAGGGTCATTACCCAGCCATCGATGTTTTATCCAGCGTAAGCCGAGTCATGAAAGAAATTGTTCCTACTGAACACATGGAAGCAGCTGATCAATTGAAACGACTTCTTTCTATATATAAAGATTCGGAAGATCTTATCAATATAGGGGCATACCAAAAAGGTTCTAACCCAAATATTGATATTGCAATGGATAATATCGAGGCAATATGGGATTTCACGAAGCAAAAAACCTCTGAAAAGTTAACGTTTGAAGAAGCTCAAGAACGTTTGATTCATGAATTTTATAAGGGATGA
- the flgG gene encoding flagellar basal body rod protein FlgG, whose product MLRSLYSGVSGMRGFQTKLDVIGNNIANVNTIGFKGSRVMFKDILSQTVAGVSAADENRGGVNAQQVGLGVSLAAIDTVHTAGSAMTTNVPTDLRVNGDGFFAVGTTEQVDAPYLTRSGNFTLDPTRNLVNAEGLHVMGAEGAGPIVLPDDIVSFSIAQNGDIIGVNTVGETVATGQKVGVVKVINPAGLEKIGGNLYRMTANANPEGAIEVGAPGNPETGTGTLISGQLEMSNVDLTGEFTEMIIAQRGFQANSRIITTSDEVLQEVVNLKR is encoded by the coding sequence ATGTTAAGATCTTTGTACTCAGGCGTTTCAGGTATGCGTGGTTTTCAAACGAAATTGGATGTTATTGGTAATAATATCGCAAACGTAAATACCATCGGATTCAAAGGCAGTCGCGTTATGTTTAAAGATATTCTTAGTCAAACCGTTGCAGGAGTTAGTGCTGCCGATGAGAACCGCGGTGGTGTGAATGCTCAGCAAGTAGGTTTAGGAGTTAGTTTGGCTGCCATTGATACTGTACATACAGCAGGAAGTGCGATGACAACGAATGTCCCAACTGATTTGCGTGTTAACGGGGATGGATTTTTTGCCGTAGGGACTACTGAGCAGGTAGATGCACCTTATTTGACAAGATCAGGTAACTTTACCTTAGATCCAACCAGAAACCTTGTAAATGCTGAAGGACTGCATGTCATGGGTGCTGAAGGTGCGGGTCCGATTGTGCTTCCAGATGATATTGTTTCATTCTCGATTGCACAAAACGGTGATATCATTGGTGTTAACACGGTTGGTGAAACGGTTGCTACAGGTCAAAAAGTTGGAGTTGTTAAAGTAATTAACCCCGCAGGTCTTGAGAAAATTGGTGGGAATTTGTATCGCATGACAGCTAATGCGAACCCAGAAGGTGCAATTGAAGTTGGTGCACCAGGTAATCCAGAAACGGGTACAGGGACACTGATCTCAGGACAACTGGAAATGTCGAACGTTGACTTAACGGGTGAATTCACCGAAATGATTATTGCTCAACGTGGATTCCAAGCGAATTCGCGGATTATCACAACTTCAGATGAAGTGCTTCAAGAAGTCGTTAATCTTAAACGTTAA
- a CDS encoding flagellar hook-length control protein FliK: MDVQMPIVPTGNNAASTATGKASSATKDTFFNQVLDGQIVQESASGDVNASDPALSLNMLLQMLQSLVLPLQGAAVQEVEQGTEDQPLSEMLLEAMNSNPALAEQILQDPNVKKWFEDAEQLLNTLGDSQSNEAFTLPNGLNLQHADTLNLQAQNTLLTLTTLTKQQPDNAILKFLNQDLLSTIGPLLPELMATLKGPTSITAATTNMPKSIEGLVDGSKTDTSSVDRASHVKQAKKLGVEQKSDGDLLTIVQPTKSKLELLAIKNVLHAPVIESTSKSEESFVDLVDLPTETATATNTIVTIGDLQKAQQATIPVDKVPTTTINAANFTEEMTEHVLKNMKITMAEGISEAKLSLFPKNLGHIDVRISMQDGQLIAQFAADSLAGKQMLESQLPQLRQALQTQGLQVEKLEVTQNQNMQSSMFQDQRQQQTFGQSQRQSKNGSSNYDEDSLDFNQEIENVAQIRTAVNGNSFDVIA; this comes from the coding sequence ATGGACGTACAAATGCCAATAGTACCTACAGGAAATAATGCTGCTTCAACAGCAACAGGCAAAGCAAGTTCGGCAACCAAAGATACTTTTTTTAATCAAGTATTAGATGGTCAAATTGTACAAGAGAGTGCTTCTGGTGATGTAAATGCTTCCGATCCAGCTCTTTCTCTGAACATGCTGCTTCAAATGCTTCAAAGCTTGGTATTACCCCTTCAAGGTGCCGCTGTACAGGAGGTCGAACAGGGGACGGAAGATCAACCTCTATCAGAAATGCTCTTGGAGGCAATGAACAGTAATCCTGCGCTTGCTGAACAAATATTACAAGACCCCAATGTAAAGAAGTGGTTCGAAGATGCTGAGCAGTTGTTAAATACACTTGGCGATTCACAATCTAACGAGGCTTTCACATTACCGAATGGATTGAATCTTCAGCACGCAGATACATTAAACTTACAGGCTCAGAATACTTTGCTTACCCTGACAACTTTGACTAAACAGCAGCCAGACAACGCAATTTTGAAGTTTTTGAACCAGGACTTACTTAGTACTATTGGGCCTTTGCTTCCAGAACTAATGGCGACTCTGAAGGGACCAACATCAATAACTGCTGCAACAACGAATATGCCTAAGTCCATTGAAGGTTTAGTAGATGGAAGTAAAACTGACACCTCATCTGTTGACAGAGCTAGTCACGTTAAACAGGCGAAAAAGCTTGGTGTTGAGCAGAAGAGTGATGGAGATTTATTGACAATCGTGCAACCTACAAAGTCAAAACTTGAGCTTTTAGCAATTAAGAATGTACTTCACGCACCAGTAATCGAGTCTACTTCAAAATCCGAAGAATCATTTGTAGATCTTGTTGATTTGCCAACTGAAACCGCTACAGCAACAAATACAATCGTTACGATCGGTGATCTGCAGAAAGCACAACAGGCTACTATCCCAGTTGATAAAGTGCCAACAACAACGATCAATGCAGCGAATTTTACTGAAGAAATGACAGAGCATGTATTGAAGAACATGAAGATTACGATGGCTGAAGGTATTTCCGAAGCTAAGCTATCTTTATTCCCTAAAAATCTCGGTCACATTGATGTAAGAATCTCGATGCAGGATGGTCAATTGATTGCTCAGTTTGCAGCTGATTCCTTGGCAGGTAAACAGATGCTGGAAAGTCAGCTTCCACAGTTAAGACAAGCTCTTCAAACACAAGGTTTGCAAGTTGAGAAGCTTGAGGTTACTCAAAATCAAAACATGCAATCCAGTATGTTCCAAGATCAACGTCAGCAGCAAACATTTGGTCAATCTCAGCGTCAAAGCAAAAATGGTTCAAGTAACTACGATGAAGATTCACTTGATTTTAATCAAGAAATAGAAAATGTAGCTCAAATACGAACTGCAGTTAATGGAAACTCCTTCGATGTTATTGCTTAA
- a CDS encoding flagellar hook capping FlgD N-terminal domain-containing protein, which produces MATSPISGNVADLINAGKNTKSKDKDNNTLGKDDFLKILITQLQNQDPTQPLQDKEFIAQMAQFTSVEQLTNMAGEMKLMRQSLGFVSGLIGKSITWTDIDSSGASVEKSGVIDSITFKDGNQYANVKGVEISLDKLKKIENVGETK; this is translated from the coding sequence GTGGCTACAAGCCCGATATCAGGTAATGTTGCTGATCTGATCAATGCTGGCAAAAATACAAAAAGCAAAGATAAAGACAACAATACATTAGGCAAAGATGATTTCCTTAAAATCTTGATTACACAACTTCAAAATCAAGATCCGACACAACCTTTACAAGATAAAGAGTTTATTGCACAAATGGCGCAATTCACATCCGTAGAGCAACTTACGAACATGGCCGGTGAAATGAAGCTAATGCGTCAATCTCTTGGTTTTGTTTCAGGCTTGATTGGGAAATCGATCACATGGACGGATATTGACTCATCTGGAGCATCTGTCGAAAAGTCTGGTGTTATTGATTCCATTACATTTAAAGACGGAAATCAATACGCCAATGTGAAGGGAGTGGAAATTTCTCTTGACAAGCTCAAGAAAATTGAGAATGTTGGAGAAACCAAATGA